The Streptomyces sp. NBC_00454 DNA segment ACTGCGACCCGAACGCGCCTCCACCCGTGCGGGGCCAGCCATTCCGCGACCGCTTCGGCTCCGAGCCGACCAGCGGCGACCTGCTGGACATCACCGTGGTCAGCGGTTGGTCAGCCAGATGATGAACGCCCGTGCCGGGGACGGTTCGGACAACAAGACGGATCGCAGTTCCGGCCCACCACGCTCGCCCGGTACGGCACGTACGAGAACCTCGTGGCGAGTCCCGAGTACAAGTCCCAGGTCGAGACCGTGCGCAAGGCCGGCGCGGCCGCCCCCACCGCAGCCACGCCGGTGATCGGCCGGACCGCGGACCAGTTCAACGCGGCCTGGTTCTGGGCCAACGACAACGACGGTACGTACAAGCCCCCGGGCCAGATTCCCCGCCTACGTCTCCGGCCACGCCTCCTTCGGCGCCGCCTGGGCGGGAGTCGTGAAGCGCTGCTTCGGCAGCGACACCATCGCCTTCGACCTCACCACCGACGAGCCGAACGCCCCGGTCGAGCAGCGCCACTTCACCAGCTTCAGCGCCGCCGCCAAGGAGGACGCCGACAGCCGCATCCGGCTCGGCGTCCACTACCCGTGGGACGCCACAGACGGCCTGACCCTCGGCGAGAACGTCGCCAACCGGGTCTTCACCACCAAGCTCCGCACCCGGTGACGTGACAGCGACGGCGGGCGGCGGGGCCCTGCACCCCCGCCCCGCCGCCCGGCCCATCCGAAGGTGCTGAGGGACACCGGCCTGGTTACCCTGCGGAAGGACGGGACGAAGCGACGCCAGGCTCGACACCCTGGCCCGGCTGGCCGAAGAGGCCGAACGGAGCGAGAGCACCCCATGACGAGCCCCGCGACCCCCGAGACCCCGATGGACACCGTCCGGCTGGAGCGCCGCATCGGGGCCCGCCCCGAAACCGTCTTCGGCTTCTTCACCGACCGGGAGAAGTGGCTGTCCTGGATGGGGGCCGACGGTACGTTCTCCTTCGAGCCCGGAGGCCCGTACCGCACCCGGGTCACCGGTGAGCACGTCGCCTCAGGCCGCTTCCTCACCATCGACCCGCCCGAGCGGCTCGTCTTCACCTGGGGCTGGGAGGAGGGCGGGATGAGCGTCGCAGCCGGATCCACCACGGTGGAGATCACCCTCGAACCCGCGGCCGAGGGCACCCTCCTCCACCTCGTCCACAGCGGCCTGCCGTCCTCCGAGGCGTGCGAGGCGCACGCGGAGGGCTGGCAGCACTACGTCGACCGCCTCGCGCTCCGCGCCGAAGGCGGCGACCCCGGCCCGGACGCGTGGATGCGGCAGCCCGCGCCCTCTCACTGAGGCCCGCGCCCTCTCACTGACCCGCTGACAGCTCGCCGCTGAGGGTTCCGTGCAGGCGGGAGCTGTGCTCGTTCAGGCCCGTGATCTCGACGCTCTTGCCCCGCCGGCGGTACTTCTCCTCGACGGCGTCGAGCGCCGCGACGGAGGACGCGTCCCAGATGTGGGCGCCGGACAGGTCGATGACGACCTTGCCGGGGTCGCCCGCGTAGTCGAACTGCCCGACCAGATCGTTGGACGAGGCGAAGAAGAGAGCGCCGGTGACGCAGTAGACGACCTGGCCGCCGTCCGGATCGAGGACGGAGGTGACGTTCACCAGGTGCGCGACCCGCTTGGCGAAGACGACCATCGCGGTGACCGACCCGGCGACGACGCCGACGGCGAGGTTGTGGGTGGCCACCACACAGGCCACGGTCAGCACCATGACGGTGATCTCGCCGGCCGGCATGCGCCGCAGCGTCTTCGGTGCGATGGAGTGCCAGTCGAAGGTCGCGAAGCAGACCATCACCATGACGGCCACGAGCGCCGCCATCGGAATGTCGGAGACCACCGGCCCGAAGACGATGCACAGCACCATCAGCAGAACCCCGGCGAGGAAGGTCGACAGCCGCGTCCGGGCGCCCGAGACCTTCACGTTGATCATCGTCTGGCCGATCATCGCGCAGCCGCCCATGCCGCCGAAGAACCCGGTGACGATGTTCGCGATGCCCTGGCCCACGGACTCGCGCGTCTTGCTCGACCGCGTGTCGGTGATCTCGTCGACCAGCTTCGCCGTCATCAGCGACTCCATCAGCCCCACCACCGCCATGGCCAGGGCGTACGGGGCTACGAGCGCCAGCGTGTCCAGCGTGAACGGCACGTCCGGAAGGCCGGGAACCGGCAGCGAGGACGGCAGCGCGCCCTTGTCCCCGACGGTCGGCACCGCGATCCCCGCGGCCACGGTGACCGAGGTGAGGATGACGATGGACACCAGCGGGGCCGGAACCGCCCTGGTGACCTTCGGGAAGAACACCATCAGCCCCAGCCCGCCGGCGAGCAGCGGGTAGACGGCCCACGGCACGTCCCGCATCTCGGGGACCTGCGCCATGAAGACGAGGATGGCGAGGGAGTTGACGAAGCCGACCATCACCGAACGCGGTACGAACCGGATCAGCTTCGCCACCCCGAGCGCCCCGAGCACGATCTGGAAGACGCCGCCGAGGATCACCGCGGCGACCAGGTAGCCCAGCCCGTGCTCCCGGTTCAGCGGCGCGATCACGAGCGCCACGGCACCCGTCGCGGCCGAGATCATCGCCGGCCGCCCGCCCACGACCGAGATGACCACGGCCATGGTGAACGAGGAGAACAGCCCGATCGCCGGATCCACCCCGGCGATGACGGAGAAGGAGATCGCCTCGGGAATCAGCGCCAGCGCGACCACCAGACCGCCCAGCACCTCGGTCCGCAGCACCTTCGGCGACAGCCACCCGGTCGGCGCCGGCCGACGAAGACGTGAGGGCAGGGAGGCGAAGGAGAAGGACAAGACAGCCACGAACCTCGGGCTCGGGCGCACCCCAACCGGCAGGCGGGCACGCGAACGATCTCCGGACACGCAAGAAGGGCCCGATCCGCGATGCGGATCAGACCCTTCCTGGTCTTACGAAGTCGGGGTGGCGGGATTTGAACCCACGACCTCTTCGTCCCGAACGAAGCGCGCTGCCAAGCTGCGCTACACCCCGATGTCCACCCTTGCAGCGCTTGCTGCCCTGGCGACATCGATTACTTTAGCGGACCCTCGGCCGGAGACGAAATCCGGTTTTCGCGCGGCGGGCGGTAGCGGTCGGCCGCTACCAGGGCGAGGCCGAGGGCGTAGAAGGCGAGACCGAGGACCAGGGAGTTCGCTGCGACCCGGGCGTAGCCGTACTGGGCCACGTCGATGAAGGGGTACGTGTAGCGGGCCGTGGCGCCGGGGGAGAGGAGGGCGCCCCGGATGAGCGCGAAGACCACGTAGGCCAGTGGGTACGCCAGCCACTGCGCGGCGTGGCGCGGGCGCAGACGGCGCGGGGCGGTCAGGAAGAGGAAGTCCAGGACGGCCCCGATGGGGGTGACCGTGTGGAGGAGCTGGTTGGAGACGGCCTTCGCTCCCGTCAGCTTGTCCAGGTCCTCGACCACGTTGAAGGGGCTCGACGGGTTGGCCAGGACCAGGTGGAAGACCAGCCCGGTGACCAGGATGAAGAGGAGGACCCCGCCCCGCCAGAGGGGGTCCACGTCCGGGACCCCCCGGTAGGTGCGGACGGCCGAGAGGGTGAAGACGACCGCGACCAGGATGTTCGTCCAGATGGTGAAGAAGCTCAGGACGACGGGCACGCTGCCGTACGCGCACTCGATGACGAGTCCGGTGACGGCCGCCGCCGCGATCAGCGCGCGGAAGGCGGCGGTGGGCAGGCGCAGGGCGGCGGGTGTGGTCATCAGACCAACGTACTGGCCGCCGTCAGGCCTTCGGGGTCAGCGTGAGCAGTGTCGCCTCGGGCGGGCACGCGAACCGCACCGGGGTGAAGCGGTTGGTACCGCAGCCCGCCGATACGTGGAGGTAGGAGCGGTGCCCCTCCGCCTCGTGCGTCGACAGGCCCTTGACCCGCTTCGTGTCCAGGTCGCAGTTGGTCACCAGCGCCCCGTAGAAGGGGATGCACAGCTGCCCGCCGTGCGTGTGCCCGGCCAGTATCAGCGGGTACCGGTCGGCCGTGAAGGCTTCGAGGACGCGCAGGTACGGGGCGTGGACCACAGCCAGCGAGAAGTCGGCGTCGGCCTCCGGCCCGCCCGCGACCCGCTCGTACCGGTCGCGCTTGATGTGCGGATCGTCGAGGCCGGTGAAGGCCAGCTCCAGCCCGTCGAGCTTGAGCCGTCCCCGGGTGTTGGTGAGGTTGAGCCAGCCGGCCGCGTCGAAGGCGTCGCGCAGGCCCTCCCACGGATTGTGGACGGCGCCGACGACCGGCGCGTTCCCGTTCAGCCCGTGCCGGCCCTGCGTCTTCTCCAGCAGGTAGCGTCCGGGATTGCGCAGCCGGGGGCCGTAGTAGTCGTTCGACCCGAAGACGTACACGCCGGGGAAGTCCATCAGCGGGCCGAGCGCGTCGAGCACCTCCGGCACGCCCTCCGTGTCGGAGAGGTTGTCGCCCGTGTTCACGACGAGGTCGGGCCGCAGACCGGCCAGGGACTGCAGCCACGCGCGCTTCTTGCGCTGCCCGCCGACCATGTGGATGTCCGAGACCTGCAGGATCCGCAGCGGGCGCATCCCCTGCGGGAGCACGGGGACCGTGACCCGGCGCAGGCGGAAGGACCGGGCTTCGAAGCCGGCGGCATAGGCCAGACCGGCGGCCCCCGCCGCGGCGATCCCGGCGGTGACCTTCAGAGGTACTCCGTAACGCGCACGCATGTGCACATGTTCGCAGACCCGGAGGGCGGGCGGACCGGCCACGGGGCACATGGACAAAGGCCGTGCCGGGAAAACCGGCGGGCGCCGAAGGGGCCGCACCTGGCAGACTCGGGTGCATGACCACGCTCAAGGCCAAGCTCCAGGAAGACCTCACCACCGCCATCCGCGCCCGGAACGAGCTGCACTCGTCCACGCTGCGCCTGACCCTCTCCGCCATCACCAACCAGGAGGTCGCGGGCAAGGAAGCCCGTGTGCTCTCCGACGAGGAAGTCCTCAAGGTGATCGCCAAGGAGGCGAAGAAGCGCCGCGAGGCCGCGGACGCCTTCGCGCAGGGTGGCCGTCCCGAGCAGGCCGCGCGAGAGACCGCCGAGGGCGAGTTCCTCGACACCTACCTCCCCAAGCAGCTCGGCGACGACGAGCTCGGCGCGATCGTGGCGCAGGCCGTCGAAGAGGCCAAGGCGGCCGGAGCGGAGGGCCCGCGGGCGATGGGTGCCGTCATGAAGATCGTGAACCCGAAGGTCGCCGGGCTGGCGGACGGCGGGCGCGTCGCCGCCGCCGTCAAGAAGCACCTCTCCTAGAGCAAGCAGGCAAGCCGGCCAGTCGGCTGGAGCAAGCAAGAGGGAGGGCCCCACCGGATCCGGTGGGGCCCTCCCTCTTGTGCGTCTACGCCTACTGCTCGCGGCCGCCGATGAGGCCCGGCGGGATGCTGATCCCGGGGAACGGGTTCGTCCCGCCCGCGTCGCCGCCCGTGGCGCCGGCCGTCGTGGCTCCGGCGACCGTCTGCTGTCCGCCGGGCTGCCCGTCACCGGGCTTGCCGTCGCGTCCCGGCTTGCCGGGCTTGTTGGGCTTGCCCGTGCTGGGCCTGCCGCCGGCGGCCGGGCTCGGGGTGTCGGCGATGGCCACCGTGGTGAAGGTCGGCGCCTCGCGGCCCGAGAGCGCGCCGGAGACCGCCTGCTTCCAGATCGGGCCGGGCAGCCCGCCGCCGAAGACCTTGTCGTAGTACTGGCCGCCGATGGTGATGTTCTCCATCGACACCTGCTTGGCGCCGCCCGAGCCGACCCAGGTCGCGCCGGCCATGTTCGGCGTGTAGCCGACGAACCAGGCGTTGTAGCGGCTGTCGGTGGTACCGGTCTTGCCCGCGCTCTGGCGGTCGGTCAGACCCGACTGCTGACCGGTACCCGAGTCGACCACGCCGAGCAGCAGCGTGTTGATGGTGTCGGCGGTCTTCTCGGTCATCGCGCGGCCGCACTTGGACTTCGGCACCGTCAGGGCCTTGCCGTGCGAGTCGGTGATCGACTCGATGGCGACCGGGGTGCAGTACACGCCCCGGTTGGCGAAGGTGGCGTAGGCGTTGGCCATGGTCAGCGGGGACATGCCCTCACTGCCGAGCGCGATGGCCGGGACCTCGGGGAGCTTGGCGCCGTTGGCCGGGATCACGCCGAGCTTGGAGGTCATGTCCGTGACGGGGCACAGGCCGATCTCGGAGATCATTTCGACGAAGTAGGTGTTGACCGACTTGGCCATCGCTTCCTTCATCCCGTACGGGCCGTTCTCGGACTCGGTCTCGTTCTCCACGCGTGCGTGGTCGGTGTTGACCCAGGGCTTGTCGCCGCAGGTCTGCACCGGGCTCGGATAGTCCATGTCGTACGGGGACTGGTACATCTTCGTCGGCGGCGTTCCGCGCTCGATGGCGGCGGCCGCGACGAACGCCTTGAAGGTGGAACCGGTCGGGAAGCCGAAGTTCGAGCCGCCCATCTTCTTGTCCACCGAGAAGTTGATCTGCGTCTCGTTCTTGCCGAAGCCGTAGGGCTTCGACTGCCCCATGGCCAGGACCCGCCCGGTGCCGGGCTGGACGAGGGTGACGGCCGTGGCGACCTTGTCGTCCTGGTCGACGTGGTCCTTGATCGACTCGTTGACCGAGTCCTGGGACTGCGGGTCCAGGGTGGTGCGGACCGTCAGGCCGCCCTGGTTCCAGACCTTCGCCCGCTCCTCGCGGGTCTTGCCGAAGGCCGTGTCGTCCAGGAACGAGTTGCGCACGTAGTCGCAGAAGAAGCCCGCGCCCTTGACCGCGGTGATGCAGCCGTTCTTCGGCTTGGTCACCTTCAGCTGGACCGGCTTGAGCTTCGCCGCGTCCGCCTCGGCCTGCGAGACGTCCTTCATGTCGGCCATGCGCTGGAGCACCACGTTGCGGCGCTTCATCGCCTCCTGCGAGTCGTTGACCGGGTCGAACCGGCTCGGCGACTGCACGATGCCGGCGAGCATCGCCGACTCCTCCAGCGTCAGGTCCTTGGCGGGCTTGCTGAAGTACCGCTGGGCGGCGGATTCGATTCCGTACGCCTGCTGCCCGAAGTACGTGATGTTGAGGTAGTTCTCGAGGATCTTCTTCTTCCCGAGCTCCTCCTCGACCTGGATCGAGTACTTGAGCTCGCGGACCTTTCGCCCGAGGCTCTTCTCCTGGGCCTCGCGGACCTTCGTCTCGTCGTCGCCCGCCTCTTCGACGAAGACGTTCTTGACGTATTGCTGGGTCAGCGTCGAGGCGCCCTGTGCCGCGCCGCCCTCCTGCGCGTTGCGGTTGACCGCGCGCAGGATGCCCTTGAGGTCGATGGCTCCGTGCTCGTAGAAGCGGGAGTCCTCGATCGCGACGATCGCCTTCTGCATGTACGGGGAGATGGCCGTGAGAGGGACCACCTGCCGGTCGCGCGAATAGACCGTGGCGATCAGGCCACCCTCGGAGTCCAGAATCGTGGTGCGCTGGCTCAGGGGCGGCGTCTTGAGATTGGCCGGGATCTCATCGAACCCTTCGACCGTGCCCTTGGCCGCGAGTCCCAGGGCGCCTGCGCCCGGGATCGCGATGCCCGCGAGCACAACTCCGGAGAGAACGGACACACCGAGGAACTTGGCGGCCTGCTGTGGTCCCGTGAGCCCGCCGCCCGAGCGCTTCTTTCCCATGGAGGGCAGCCTACGTTCTCATTCGCCGGACACACGCGAATGCCTTGGCCTAAGCTGCCCTCAACTGTCACAGCAGTGCGGTGGGACATCAACCCCTCGGCTTGTTTTTCACCCTTTCCGAAT contains these protein-coding regions:
- a CDS encoding GatB/YqeY domain-containing protein, whose protein sequence is MTTLKAKLQEDLTTAIRARNELHSSTLRLTLSAITNQEVAGKEARVLSDEEVLKVIAKEAKKRREAADAFAQGGRPEQAARETAEGEFLDTYLPKQLGDDELGAIVAQAVEEAKAAGAEGPRAMGAVMKIVNPKVAGLADGGRVAAAVKKHLS
- a CDS encoding metallophosphoesterase; this encodes MRARYGVPLKVTAGIAAAGAAGLAYAAGFEARSFRLRRVTVPVLPQGMRPLRILQVSDIHMVGGQRKKRAWLQSLAGLRPDLVVNTGDNLSDTEGVPEVLDALGPLMDFPGVYVFGSNDYYGPRLRNPGRYLLEKTQGRHGLNGNAPVVGAVHNPWEGLRDAFDAAGWLNLTNTRGRLKLDGLELAFTGLDDPHIKRDRYERVAGGPEADADFSLAVVHAPYLRVLEAFTADRYPLILAGHTHGGQLCIPFYGALVTNCDLDTKRVKGLSTHEAEGHRSYLHVSAGCGTNRFTPVRFACPPEATLLTLTPKA
- a CDS encoding Pr6Pr family membrane protein encodes the protein MTTPAALRLPTAAFRALIAAAAVTGLVIECAYGSVPVVLSFFTIWTNILVAVVFTLSAVRTYRGVPDVDPLWRGGVLLFILVTGLVFHLVLANPSSPFNVVEDLDKLTGAKAVSNQLLHTVTPIGAVLDFLFLTAPRRLRPRHAAQWLAYPLAYVVFALIRGALLSPGATARYTYPFIDVAQYGYARVAANSLVLGLAFYALGLALVAADRYRPPRENRISSPAEGPLK
- a CDS encoding SulP family inorganic anion transporter, producing MSFSFASLPSRLRRPAPTGWLSPKVLRTEVLGGLVVALALIPEAISFSVIAGVDPAIGLFSSFTMAVVISVVGGRPAMISAATGAVALVIAPLNREHGLGYLVAAVILGGVFQIVLGALGVAKLIRFVPRSVMVGFVNSLAILVFMAQVPEMRDVPWAVYPLLAGGLGLMVFFPKVTRAVPAPLVSIVILTSVTVAAGIAVPTVGDKGALPSSLPVPGLPDVPFTLDTLALVAPYALAMAVVGLMESLMTAKLVDEITDTRSSKTRESVGQGIANIVTGFFGGMGGCAMIGQTMINVKVSGARTRLSTFLAGVLLMVLCIVFGPVVSDIPMAALVAVMVMVCFATFDWHSIAPKTLRRMPAGEITVMVLTVACVVATHNLAVGVVAGSVTAMVVFAKRVAHLVNVTSVLDPDGGQVVYCVTGALFFASSNDLVGQFDYAGDPGKVVIDLSGAHIWDASSVAALDAVEEKYRRRGKSVEITGLNEHSSRLHGTLSGELSAGQ
- a CDS encoding SRPBCC domain-containing protein, yielding MTSPATPETPMDTVRLERRIGARPETVFGFFTDREKWLSWMGADGTFSFEPGGPYRTRVTGEHVASGRFLTIDPPERLVFTWGWEEGGMSVAAGSTTVEITLEPAAEGTLLHLVHSGLPSSEACEAHAEGWQHYVDRLALRAEGGDPGPDAWMRQPAPSH
- a CDS encoding transglycosylase domain-containing protein, with the protein product MGKKRSGGGLTGPQQAAKFLGVSVLSGVVLAGIAIPGAGALGLAAKGTVEGFDEIPANLKTPPLSQRTTILDSEGGLIATVYSRDRQVVPLTAISPYMQKAIVAIEDSRFYEHGAIDLKGILRAVNRNAQEGGAAQGASTLTQQYVKNVFVEEAGDDETKVREAQEKSLGRKVRELKYSIQVEEELGKKKILENYLNITYFGQQAYGIESAAQRYFSKPAKDLTLEESAMLAGIVQSPSRFDPVNDSQEAMKRRNVVLQRMADMKDVSQAEADAAKLKPVQLKVTKPKNGCITAVKGAGFFCDYVRNSFLDDTAFGKTREERAKVWNQGGLTVRTTLDPQSQDSVNESIKDHVDQDDKVATAVTLVQPGTGRVLAMGQSKPYGFGKNETQINFSVDKKMGGSNFGFPTGSTFKAFVAAAAIERGTPPTKMYQSPYDMDYPSPVQTCGDKPWVNTDHARVENETESENGPYGMKEAMAKSVNTYFVEMISEIGLCPVTDMTSKLGVIPANGAKLPEVPAIALGSEGMSPLTMANAYATFANRGVYCTPVAIESITDSHGKALTVPKSKCGRAMTEKTADTINTLLLGVVDSGTGQQSGLTDRQSAGKTGTTDSRYNAWFVGYTPNMAGATWVGSGGAKQVSMENITIGGQYYDKVFGGGLPGPIWKQAVSGALSGREAPTFTTVAIADTPSPAAGGRPSTGKPNKPGKPGRDGKPGDGQPGGQQTVAGATTAGATGGDAGGTNPFPGISIPPGLIGGREQ